The following proteins are encoded in a genomic region of Cervus elaphus chromosome 15, mCerEla1.1, whole genome shotgun sequence:
- the CWF19L1 gene encoding CWF19-like protein 1 isoform X1, with protein sequence MAQKPLRLLACGDVEGKFDALFNRVRAIQKKSGNFDLLLCVGNFFGSTPDAEWEEYKTGIKKAPIQTYVLGANNQETVKYFQDVDGCELAENITYLGRKGVFTGSSGLQIVYLSGTESLNEPVPGYSFSPKDVSSLRTMLCSTPQFKGVDILLTSPWPKYVGNFGNSSGEVDTKKCGSALISSLATGLKPRYHFAALEKTYYERLPYRNHIVLQENAQHATRFIALANVGNPEKKKYLYAFSIVPMKLMDAAELVKQPPDVTENPYRKSGKEASTEKQTPAPEEESACQFFFDLNEKQGRKRSSTGRDSKSSPHPKQPRKPPQPPGPCWFCLASPEVEKHLVVNIGTHCYLALAKGGLSDDHVLILPIGHYQSVVELSAEVVEEVEKYKATLRRFFRSRGKRCVLFERNYKSHHLQLQVIPVPLSSCATDDIKDAFITQAQEQQIELLEIPEHSDIKQIAQPGAAYFYVELDTGEKLFHRIKKNFPLQFGREVLASEAILNIPDKSDWRKCQISKEEEETLARRFRKDFEPFDFTVDDD encoded by the exons ATGGCTCAGAAACCGCTGCGTCT cTTGGCATGTGGAGATGTCGAAGGAAAGTTTGATGCTTTATTCAATAGAGTTCGAGCAATTCAGAAGAAAAGTGGAAACTTTGAC CTGCTGTTGTGTGTAGGAAATTTCTTTGGCTCCACTCCAGATGCTGAATGGGAGGAATATAAAACTGGCATCAAGAAAG CTCCTATTCAGACATATGTGCTGGGTGCCAATAACCAAGAAACAGTAAAATATTTCCAAGATGTTGATGGGTGTGAGTTAGCTGAGAACATTACTTATCTGG GTCGTAAAGGTGTCTTCACTGGAAGTTCAGGACTACAGATTGTGTACCTCAGTGGGACAGAGTCCTTAAATGAGCCTGTCCCAGGTTACAGTTTCAGTCCCAAGGATGTGTCTTCCCTGAGGACAATGCTGTGTTCAACACCCCAGTTTAAGGGTGTTGATATCTTGCTCACATCCCCGTGGCCCAAGTATGTGGGGAACTTTGGGAATTCTTCT GGAGAAGTGGATACCAAAAAATGTGGCTCTGCTTTGATCTCCAGTCTTGCCACAGGCTTGAAACCAAGATATCATTTTGCTGCTTTGGAAAAGACCTATTATGAGAGGCTTCCATATCG AAATCACATTGTTCTACAGGAAAATGCACAGCATGCCACCAGGTTTATAGCTCTGGCAAATGttggaaatccagaaaagaaaaag TATCTTTATGCATTCAGCATTGTTCCTATGAAACTAATGGATGCAGCAGAACTGGTAAAACAGCCGCCAGATGTCACTGAAAACCCTTACAGAAAATCTGGGAAGGAAGCATCCACAGAAAAGCAAACCCCTGCCCCTGAG gaagaatcagcctgccagtttttctttgatttaaatGAAAAGCAGGGAAGGAAGCGTTCATCTACAGGCAGAGACAGCAAGTCTTCTCCTCACCCAAAGCAGCCTCGGAAACCTC CTCAGCCTCCAGGACCCTGCTGGTTTTGCCTTGCCAGCCCTGAAGTGGAAAAGCATTTGGTGGTCAACATTGGCACACAT TGCTACCTTGCCCTGGCCAAAGGAGGCTTATCTGATGACCATGTCCTCATTCTGCCCATTGGACACTACCAGTCAGTGGTGGAGCTTTCAGCAGAGGTGGTGGAAGAGGTGGAGAAGTACAAGGCTACATTGAGGAGGTTCTTTAGGAGTCGAGGCAAACGATGTGTTCTATTTGAGAGAAATTATAAGAGCCATCACCTGCAGCTACAG GTCATTCCTGTGCCACTCAGCAGCTGTGCTACTGATGACATTAAAGACGCCTTCATCACTCAGGCACAGGAACAGCAGATAGAGCTCCTGGAAATCCCAGAGCACTCAGACATCAAGCAG ATTGCACAGCCAGGAGCAGCATATTTTTATGTTGAACTTGACACAGGAGAGAAACTTTTCCacagaattaaaaagaattttcctttgcagtttggaag
- the BLOC1S2 gene encoding biogenesis of lysosome-related organelles complex 1 subunit 2 — protein MRSTSQPEAARGQGMAAAAAEGVLATHREEPVRDDVAVETAEEAKEPAEADINELCRDMFSKMATYLTGELTATSEDYKLLENMNKLTSLKYLEMKDIAINISRNLKDLNQKYAGLQPYLDQINIIEEQVAALEQAAYKLDAYSKKLEAKYKKLEKR, from the exons ATGCGCAGCACCTCACAACCGGAAGCAGCGCGGGGGCAGggcatggcggcggcggcggccgagggTGTCCTCGCGACCCACCGCGAGGAGCCAGTTCGAG ATGATGTCGCCGTGGAGACTGCTGAGGAAGCAAAGGAGCCTGCTGAGGCTGACATAAATGAGCTCTGTCGGGACATGTTCTCCAAAATGGCAACTTACCTGACTGGGGAACTGACGG CCACCAGTGAAGACTATAAGCTGctggaaaatatgaataaactaACCAGCCTGAAGTATCTTGAAATGAAAGATATTGCTATAAACATTAGTAGAAACTTAAAGGACTTAAACCAGAAGT atgctgGACTGCAGCCTTATCTGGATCAGATCAACATAATTGAGGAGCAAGTAGCAGCTCTTGAGCAGGCAGCCTACAAGTTGGATGCATATTCAAAAAAACTGG AAGCCAAGTACAAGAAGCTGGAGAAGCGATGA